One Eubacteriales bacterium mix99 genomic window carries:
- a CDS encoding Gfo/Idh/MocA family oxidoreductase, whose product MLKVGLIGIGFMGRGHLDNYIRLESEGFPVKLTAVCDIDDKKFQNIFIPGNIDVGNGKYDFSKYHLYTDIDEMLEKEDLDYVDTPLPTYLHAEAAVKALSKGIPVLCEKPMALTVGQCQSMIHAAEKSGKKLMAAQCLRFLPAYEYLKDCVETGRFGKALSAYFFRGGSTPKWSYQNWLQTGDKSGGALMDQHVHDVDTINWVFGTPKAVSTVGKNVIPASGYDIVSTRYLYEDGKVVTAEDDWTLEGDFGFEMLFRVNFEKGNLVYRKGVLKANPNDGKSFVPDLPKDDGYYREIKYFANALINDTPIRTASPQSTMETIRIARAEMESADNGGQPVRL is encoded by the coding sequence ATGCTGAAAGTTGGATTAATCGGAATCGGTTTCATGGGAAGAGGTCATCTGGATAATTATATCCGCCTGGAATCCGAGGGATTTCCGGTCAAATTGACCGCCGTGTGCGATATTGATGACAAGAAATTTCAGAATATATTCATTCCGGGAAACATTGACGTCGGCAATGGAAAATATGATTTTTCAAAATATCATTTGTATACCGATATTGATGAGATGCTGGAGAAGGAAGATCTGGACTATGTGGATACCCCGCTGCCGACCTATCTGCATGCAGAAGCTGCAGTAAAGGCCTTAAGCAAGGGGATTCCCGTGTTATGCGAAAAGCCCATGGCGTTGACCGTGGGGCAATGCCAGTCGATGATCCATGCGGCGGAGAAAAGTGGGAAGAAACTCATGGCGGCGCAGTGCCTGCGTTTTCTGCCGGCCTATGAATACCTGAAGGATTGTGTGGAAACGGGCCGGTTCGGCAAGGCATTAAGCGCATATTTCTTCCGCGGCGGTTCCACGCCAAAATGGTCCTATCAGAACTGGCTGCAGACAGGGGACAAGAGCGGCGGCGCACTGATGGACCAGCATGTACATGATGTGGATACCATCAACTGGGTATTTGGTACGCCAAAGGCAGTTTCCACCGTGGGGAAGAATGTCATTCCCGCCAGCGGCTACGATATTGTATCCACCCGATATCTCTATGAGGACGGGAAAGTGGTTACGGCAGAGGATGACTGGACATTGGAAGGGGATTTCGGCTTTGAAATGCTGTTCCGGGTCAATTTTGAAAAAGGCAATCTGGTGTATCGGAAAGGGGTTCTGAAAGCCAATCCCAATGATGGAAAGTCCTTTGTACCGGATCTGCCGAAAGACGACGGATATTATCGGGAGATCAAATATTTTGCCAATGCCCTGATCAATGACACCCCAATCCGGACGGCATCCCCGCAAAGTACCATGGAAACCATACGAATCGCCCGGGCGGAAATGGAATCTGCGGATAACGGAGGACAGCCTGTCCGTCTCTGA
- a CDS encoding LacI family DNA-binding transcriptional regulator: MITIEKVAKQCELSKSTVSRYITGKGYVSKKSGQKIEQAIQELGYIPNQIARDFRSGSTKNIGFISNGYFDQFGTFLNHFLNEALKYGYFVTSYLTDGNQEKEIECLDLLKQKKLDGVFILIKSNDWGTIKPYCKYGPIATWHKLNCPEIYSCSVDHYECYLHSLNYLYHHCHKTKIAHVIGYQENNNTQRRLKAIKFFYHQHPDLVLNKEWLLISKYQQIGGREIARLWTASSKEERPDAIIFHEDFLAGEFISELRYMNYRIPEDVNVIGCDNSTIGQLMNMSTIDYSLDRQAQNSFRYLYNQLNGTNLPYFPITVRLLPRQTTT, encoded by the coding sequence ATGATTACAATTGAAAAAGTAGCAAAGCAGTGTGAGTTATCAAAATCAACTGTTTCCAGATACATTACTGGAAAAGGTTATGTCAGTAAAAAAAGCGGGCAGAAAATTGAACAGGCGATTCAGGAACTGGGCTATATTCCAAACCAGATTGCACGTGATTTCCGTTCAGGCTCCACCAAAAACATTGGTTTTATTTCCAATGGTTATTTCGACCAATTCGGAACTTTTCTGAATCATTTTCTGAATGAAGCGCTCAAATACGGCTATTTTGTTACTTCTTATCTGACAGATGGCAATCAGGAAAAAGAGATCGAATGTCTTGATTTGTTGAAACAGAAAAAACTGGATGGCGTTTTTATTCTGATTAAATCCAACGATTGGGGGACCATCAAGCCTTATTGCAAATATGGGCCTATTGCCACCTGGCACAAACTAAATTGTCCGGAAATCTATTCTTGCAGTGTGGATCATTATGAATGTTATCTGCACTCTCTGAATTATCTGTACCATCACTGCCACAAGACAAAAATCGCCCATGTCATCGGCTATCAGGAGAACAACAATACCCAAAGGCGCCTGAAGGCGATCAAATTTTTCTATCATCAGCATCCAGATTTGGTATTAAACAAGGAATGGCTCTTGATCAGTAAGTATCAACAAATAGGGGGAAGGGAAATTGCCCGGTTATGGACAGCTTCCTCCAAGGAAGAACGTCCGGACGCCATTATTTTTCATGAGGATTTTCTGGCAGGGGAATTCATTTCCGAATTACGTTACATGAATTATCGCATTCCGGAAGATGTCAATGTCATTGGTTGTGACAACAGTACCATTGGACAGCTTATGAATATGTCCACCATTGACTATTCACTTGATAGACAGGCGCAAAACTCCTTTCGATATCTTTATAATCAACTGAACGGGACAAACCTTCCCTATTTTCCGATCACAGTCCGGTTACTGCCGCGTCAAACGACGACATGA
- a CDS encoding DUF4838 domain-containing protein, whose amino-acid sequence MTIVEEKAKEVLAKYLYQMTGQSGHIRFVINPHAFAVADPKLDDAYRVAVHHGKGTIQASNARSLLLAVYHLLRSCGCSFVRPGEANERVPQCSLEDITASLDVVAGYRYRGICVEGSCNLEDTLGLLEWMPKVGMNSYFMQFREGYQFFERWYRNGSNPARQPWHFDLTIERTILPRIIACVRENGLSYQGAGHGFTCECFGVPGLGWMEMDDWPEEYQYALAMRNGVRNMSYQVPLISALCYSNEEVQEKVVDSAVDYIAAHPEMDVVHFWLDDGNNNKCECENCKDTRIADFYVEMLNRLDAGLTARGLDVRIVFLAYHETLWPPQRNRLHHPERFIFMFAPIQRSFRQSFPDIASAGKMKPYCMNDQPFPKTNLEAVSHLKAWNQYLKGNHFDLRNTFEFDYYLNNFGDCGQFVQARIIYEDVHRLKQNGLNGIVNCQMQRLFGHAALPMYVLAAALLEPERSFEAIVDEFFEGAFGRDFSKMRTYWQELTDSSAFMREDQHASKKEVNDFSQLLEARPAIACEDFVTASCLRSFDVQLKIYRGLNELEKAAMEGNQTILGKRSGQLLVFIAAYENECSLDYDLYYVRQYLAKRFGYK is encoded by the coding sequence ATGACAATTGTCGAAGAAAAGGCAAAGGAAGTTCTGGCAAAATATCTTTATCAGATGACCGGACAGAGCGGACATATCCGTTTTGTGATCAATCCGCATGCCTTTGCCGTGGCGGATCCGAAACTGGACGATGCCTACCGGGTGGCAGTTCATCATGGGAAAGGAACCATTCAGGCCAGCAATGCCCGTTCCCTGCTGCTGGCCGTTTATCATTTACTGCGTTCCTGCGGGTGCTCTTTTGTACGACCGGGGGAAGCAAATGAACGGGTTCCCCAATGTTCATTGGAAGATATCACCGCTTCTTTGGATGTTGTAGCAGGATATCGTTATCGTGGGATTTGTGTTGAAGGTTCCTGTAATCTGGAGGATACGCTGGGATTGCTGGAATGGATGCCAAAAGTTGGAATGAACAGTTATTTCATGCAGTTTCGCGAAGGGTATCAGTTTTTTGAACGATGGTACCGGAACGGAAGCAATCCGGCCCGTCAACCCTGGCATTTCGACCTGACCATTGAACGGACCATCCTGCCGCGAATTATTGCCTGTGTCAGGGAAAATGGCTTGAGTTATCAGGGGGCAGGCCATGGATTTACCTGTGAATGTTTTGGGGTGCCCGGTCTGGGATGGATGGAAATGGATGACTGGCCGGAAGAATATCAATATGCCCTTGCAATGCGTAACGGGGTACGGAATATGAGTTATCAGGTACCCTTGATCAGTGCACTATGTTACTCTAACGAGGAAGTGCAGGAAAAAGTAGTGGACAGTGCAGTGGATTATATCGCCGCCCATCCGGAGATGGATGTGGTTCATTTTTGGTTGGATGATGGAAACAACAACAAGTGTGAATGCGAAAATTGTAAAGATACAAGAATTGCTGATTTTTATGTGGAAATGCTGAATCGCCTTGATGCCGGGTTGACAGCACGTGGACTGGACGTAAGAATTGTCTTTCTGGCTTATCATGAAACTTTGTGGCCACCGCAGAGGAATCGTTTGCATCATCCGGAGCGCTTTATTTTCATGTTTGCGCCAATACAGCGGTCCTTTCGTCAGTCCTTTCCGGATATAGCATCTGCTGGGAAGATGAAACCCTATTGCATGAATGACCAGCCGTTTCCGAAGACCAATCTGGAAGCTGTCAGTCATCTAAAAGCCTGGAATCAGTATCTAAAGGGCAATCATTTTGATCTGAGGAATACTTTTGAGTTTGATTATTATCTGAATAATTTTGGGGATTGCGGACAGTTTGTACAGGCGCGAATCATTTACGAAGATGTTCACCGCCTGAAGCAAAACGGCCTGAACGGAATCGTCAACTGCCAGATGCAGCGCCTCTTCGGGCATGCCGCATTGCCAATGTATGTTCTGGCCGCAGCACTGCTGGAACCCGAACGTTCCTTCGAAGCAATTGTTGATGAGTTTTTTGAAGGTGCTTTTGGGAGGGACTTCAGCAAGATGCGCACCTATTGGCAGGAACTCACTGATAGCTCTGCTTTTATGCGGGAAGACCAGCATGCGTCCAAAAAAGAAGTGAATGACTTTTCTCAGCTGCTGGAAGCCCGACCGGCGATTGCCTGTGAGGATTTCGTCACAGCAAGCTGTTTAAGATCCTTTGATGTTCAACTGAAGATTTATAGAGGCCTGAATGAGTTGGAAAAAGCCGCAATGGAAGGAAATCAAACGATCCTGGGCAAACGATCCGGACAACTGCTGGTTTTCATTGCAGCCTATGAAAACGAATGCTCTTTGGACTACGATCTTTACTATGTTCGCCAGTATTTGGCCAAACGCTTCGGTTACAAATAA
- a CDS encoding carbohydrate ABC transporter permease → MEGKVMRQDRNSKAFDFVNAILLILFLIVIIVPLWNVVVSSFASGQALAKGDFVFLPSEWSLENYRAVFRDETVLQAFLVSVAVTLIGVVFHVFFCAMVAYPMSKPYLFGRKVYSAMGIITMFFSGGMIPTYLLIKQLGLLNNFWVYIIPGMLSYYDAIIIMNFFRSVPSSLEESAMIDGAGFWRVFLQIYLPLSKPALATIALFHGVDQWNDFMTAKLYITDKNLYTLQMKLYEIIVRSQTEGMQKIGTVVHRSTTKGVQLATIVITTVPILVMYPLLQKYFIGGMMVGAIKE, encoded by the coding sequence ATGGAAGGAAAAGTAATGAGGCAGGATAGAAATAGCAAGGCCTTTGATTTTGTCAACGCCATTTTGCTTATTCTTTTTTTGATTGTGATTATAGTGCCATTGTGGAATGTTGTTGTTTCTTCATTTGCCTCCGGACAGGCATTGGCTAAAGGGGATTTCGTTTTTCTCCCTTCTGAGTGGTCATTGGAGAATTATCGTGCTGTTTTTCGGGATGAAACAGTGCTACAGGCTTTCTTGGTGTCAGTAGCCGTGACATTGATTGGTGTTGTTTTCCACGTATTCTTTTGTGCAATGGTGGCTTACCCGATGAGCAAACCATATTTGTTCGGGCGTAAGGTCTATTCCGCCATGGGGATTATTACTATGTTTTTTTCCGGTGGAATGATTCCCACGTATTTACTGATTAAACAACTGGGCTTACTCAATAATTTCTGGGTGTATATCATTCCGGGAATGCTCAGTTATTACGATGCAATTATCATCATGAATTTTTTTCGTTCCGTACCTTCCTCCCTGGAAGAGTCCGCAATGATCGATGGTGCGGGTTTCTGGCGTGTCTTTCTGCAGATTTATTTGCCTCTGTCCAAACCGGCACTGGCAACAATTGCTTTATTCCACGGGGTCGATCAATGGAACGACTTTATGACAGCAAAACTTTATATTACGGATAAGAATCTCTATACGCTGCAAATGAAATTGTATGAAATTATTGTTCGCTCCCAAACGGAGGGTATGCAGAAGATAGGGACAGTGGTTCACCGGAGTACAACCAAAGGTGTGCAGTTGGCCACCATTGTTATTACAACTGTGCCAATTTTAGTTATGTATCCGTTGCTGCAAAAGTATTTTATCGGCGGCATGATGGTTGGAGCCATCAAAGAATAG
- a CDS encoding GNAT family N-acetyltransferase — protein sequence MEKIREMGREYYSQMYDLASYSFNFGQKTNKEVAKFNEISAGSWNYGYFDVKTGCLMSQVMATPFDVNLHGQVYNMIGIGYVSTYPEFRGHGAINQLMTKILQDANARDVDLSYLAPFSYDFYEKYGYRLAFHRLRYKVNNEKFRIMPTYDGVIERCEYEKIIPELLRIFNSMPQNQKGGVIRRRWWLDYKFGNKDILFAVYRNPAGEVEGYMAYEFDDEVFVIRDLGFLTYEALSSLLHFCQSHAGTFRDFVFSIGYHGTLFDTMSRDIFSTQMSICADMMARIINIQRFVSHYPFRHDFFFSFYVTEDRFAPWNTGGYQVTVKDGKAKVERVEQKGWDITGNIQAYTELFMGSRKPSELLFAKRISGNREVVEGLEDCIHTGQPILEEYF from the coding sequence TTGGAGAAAATAAGAGAAATGGGCAGGGAATATTATTCCCAGATGTACGATTTGGCAAGTTATTCTTTTAATTTCGGGCAGAAGACCAATAAGGAAGTGGCAAAATTCAATGAGATTTCTGCCGGTTCCTGGAATTATGGCTATTTTGATGTTAAAACAGGGTGTTTGATGAGCCAGGTGATGGCGACTCCCTTTGATGTAAACCTGCATGGCCAGGTGTATAATATGATTGGAATCGGATATGTATCCACCTATCCGGAATTTCGCGGACATGGTGCCATCAATCAGTTAATGACGAAAATTTTACAGGATGCCAATGCACGGGATGTGGATTTATCCTATCTGGCTCCTTTTTCCTATGATTTTTACGAAAAATATGGCTATCGGCTGGCTTTTCACCGGTTAAGATATAAGGTGAACAACGAGAAATTTCGCATTATGCCGACTTATGACGGAGTCATTGAACGGTGTGAATATGAAAAGATCATTCCGGAGTTGCTCCGGATTTTCAATTCCATGCCACAAAATCAGAAAGGCGGCGTGATTCGCAGAAGATGGTGGCTGGATTATAAGTTTGGCAACAAGGATATTCTGTTTGCGGTCTATCGAAATCCTGCCGGTGAAGTAGAAGGCTATATGGCTTATGAATTTGACGACGAAGTTTTTGTGATCAGGGATTTGGGCTTTTTGACTTATGAAGCGCTTTCTTCCCTTCTGCACTTTTGTCAAAGCCATGCGGGAACCTTTCGCGACTTCGTGTTCAGCATCGGTTATCATGGTACACTTTTTGACACAATGTCCAGGGATATCTTCAGCACACAGATGAGTATTTGTGCGGATATGATGGCCCGTATCATCAATATTCAGCGTTTTGTCTCCCATTATCCGTTCCGGCATGATTTTTTCTTTTCCTTCTATGTGACGGAAGACCGCTTTGCACCATGGAACACAGGCGGATATCAGGTTACCGTAAAGGATGGGAAAGCAAAAGTGGAAAGAGTGGAGCAGAAAGGTTGGGATATCACCGGAAATATCCAGGCGTATACCGAGCTTTTTATGGGCAGCAGAAAGCCTTCCGAGCTGTTATTTGCCAAAAGAATTTCAGGAAACAGGGAAGTGGTTGAAGGGCTGGAGGACTGCATTCATACAGGACAGCCCATCCTGGAGGAATATTTTTAG
- a CDS encoding ABC transporter permease subunit, which yields MIYELRQGPFKRITQTISYMPHFLSWIVLGGMLINWLSTNGLLNTVLSGLGFSIKHQNYLLSEDKYWWIAVLSDIWKDAGWGTILYLASMAKIDPTYYEAAKIDGATRLQQIIKITIPMIRNIISLNLILTVSGLLGSNLDQTLVLMNSQNRDRAEVINSYVYRMGMSQGDFSYATAVGLGVSVVSLILLIVSNAVTKKMNDNTSVL from the coding sequence ATGATTTATGAGTTAAGACAGGGACCCTTTAAGAGAATCACGCAGACAATCTCTTATATGCCACATTTTCTTTCCTGGATTGTTTTGGGAGGAATGCTGATAAATTGGTTGTCGACCAATGGGCTGTTGAATACAGTTCTTTCTGGATTAGGCTTTTCCATTAAGCATCAGAACTATCTTTTGAGTGAGGACAAATATTGGTGGATCGCTGTGTTATCCGATATCTGGAAGGATGCCGGATGGGGCACAATCCTGTATCTGGCTTCTATGGCTAAAATAGATCCCACTTATTATGAGGCTGCAAAGATAGATGGAGCGACACGACTGCAGCAAATCATCAAGATTACGATACCGATGATCAGGAATATCATCAGCCTGAATCTGATTTTAACCGTCAGTGGTCTACTGGGATCCAATCTGGACCAGACATTGGTCCTGATGAATTCACAAAACCGGGATCGGGCAGAGGTTATTAACTCTTATGTATATCGGATGGGAATGAGTCAGGGGGATTTCTCCTATGCTACAGCAGTTGGTCTGGGTGTCTCTGTCGTTTCGCTTATTCTCCTGATCGTATCAAATGCGGTGACAAAGAAAATGAACGACAATACATCCGTTTTGTAG
- a CDS encoding sugar ABC transporter substrate-binding protein has protein sequence MKKSRFSTFLIFLCTASLLLPLGACGSKGKESGKGVKDVDISNRYELDETKPAWQLDKKEEKTELTWYVNADWWDTDWGKDIVTQQIEEDLNLKIKFSKGDDTNLNTMFAGEDMTDFVTIFDEASKVAKDAKNWAYSLNDLSKKYDPYWNKVAARETMEWLKLDDGKTYGYPSYSNTSEDYKNNLIPANSAFFIRQDVYKAIGEPKLGTQQEFIDAMSKIREKFPDLIPFGFRPFEDNGTGSLGEEFQDFIGVPLETEDGKFYNRNLDEDYLSWLGTFRKIYNNGGISDDSFADDPNAFEEKVKSGQYATIQASGTAQMGGALQTWLVSNPDAQYIAIDGPQSTKGNEPKLNQTGISGWMVNYISKSCKDPAKAMQFFTYLQSEYGGILTNYGIEGKTFEYNADHKIKLLPEVEEIKDNDPERYQKEYRLSEFIFFGHDKFLNYASEDTQPKALEQQKEWGKGKLYPHFILENTEPDPGTADARNASNIQVEWSKTLINLVRSKSEKQFNANLDSYKKFLDSNGWEDIEKVKNEKIKQNKEKLGID, from the coding sequence ATGAAAAAAAGCAGGTTCAGCACATTCCTTATATTTCTTTGCACAGCCAGTTTGTTGCTGCCTCTGGGGGCCTGCGGCAGCAAGGGAAAAGAAAGTGGGAAAGGAGTAAAAGATGTTGATATTTCGAATCGCTATGAACTGGATGAGACAAAGCCAGCCTGGCAACTGGACAAAAAAGAGGAAAAGACAGAACTTACCTGGTATGTCAACGCCGATTGGTGGGATACGGACTGGGGCAAAGATATTGTAACCCAGCAGATAGAAGAGGATTTGAACCTGAAAATCAAATTCAGTAAAGGGGACGATACGAATCTGAATACGATGTTTGCAGGGGAGGACATGACAGATTTCGTGACAATTTTCGATGAAGCTTCAAAGGTAGCCAAGGATGCTAAAAACTGGGCATATTCCCTGAATGATCTGTCTAAAAAATACGATCCATACTGGAACAAAGTAGCAGCCAGGGAAACAATGGAATGGTTGAAGCTTGATGACGGGAAAACATATGGTTATCCAAGTTATTCAAATACTTCAGAAGATTATAAGAATAATCTGATCCCTGCCAACTCTGCTTTTTTTATCCGCCAGGATGTATATAAGGCAATCGGCGAACCGAAACTTGGTACGCAGCAAGAATTTATCGACGCCATGAGCAAGATCAGGGAAAAGTTTCCCGATTTGATTCCTTTCGGATTCCGTCCCTTTGAAGACAATGGAACCGGCTCGTTGGGAGAAGAATTTCAGGACTTTATTGGTGTTCCACTGGAAACTGAGGATGGAAAATTTTATAATCGCAACCTGGATGAAGATTACTTAAGCTGGCTGGGTACATTCCGTAAGATTTATAATAACGGAGGAATCAGTGACGACAGCTTTGCAGATGATCCCAATGCGTTTGAAGAAAAGGTAAAGTCCGGGCAATACGCTACGATTCAGGCTTCCGGTACGGCTCAGATGGGTGGGGCATTGCAAACATGGCTGGTATCCAATCCGGATGCGCAATACATTGCAATTGATGGTCCTCAAAGCACGAAAGGAAATGAGCCGAAATTAAACCAAACAGGAATTTCAGGCTGGATGGTTAACTATATCAGCAAATCCTGTAAGGATCCGGCAAAGGCTATGCAATTTTTTACCTATCTGCAAAGTGAGTACGGAGGAATTTTGACAAATTATGGAATCGAAGGGAAGACATTCGAATATAATGCAGATCATAAGATAAAATTGTTGCCGGAAGTAGAGGAGATCAAAGATAACGATCCGGAAAGATATCAAAAGGAATATCGCCTGAGCGAATTTATTTTCTTTGGTCACGATAAGTTTCTGAACTATGCTTCGGAAGATACTCAACCCAAAGCCCTGGAACAGCAGAAGGAATGGGGCAAAGGGAAACTCTATCCGCACTTCATTCTTGAAAATACGGAACCGGATCCCGGCACGGCAGATGCCCGGAACGCTTCAAACATTCAGGTCGAATGGAGTAAGACACTGATTAATCTGGTTCGTTCGAAATCGGAAAAGCAATTTAATGCGAACCTTGATAGCTATAAGAAATTCCTGGACAGCAATGGATGGGAAGATATCGAGAAAGTAAAGAATGAAAAAATAAAACAAAATAAGGAAAAATTGGGCATTGATTAG
- a CDS encoding haloacid dehalogenase-like hydrolase produces the protein MVRRFISASASEIAAMQAQELKQSIKASEGRVIVSENVCSVPTLTDVTNSEVAVAYGADMILLNAFDALHPYIEGIEKDVENPIAVLKRYIGRPVGVNLEPVDPGSTLLSEKEEILEGRISSVSTFEACEKLGVDFICLTGNPGTGVTNREIAKAVRVAKQHFSGLIIAGKMHSAGSDEPVVTMEVVESYAEAGANVLLLPSVGTIQGFTQENLMEAVRLAKKHDLLTMSAIGTSQEGARVETIRQMAIANKICGVDMQHIGDAGFAGVALPENIYEMSIAIRGIRHTISRISRSINR, from the coding sequence ATGGTACGACGTTTCATCAGCGCCAGTGCAAGTGAAATTGCAGCGATGCAGGCGCAGGAGTTAAAACAATCAATTAAAGCAAGTGAAGGGAGAGTCATTGTTTCTGAAAATGTCTGTTCCGTGCCAACGCTAACCGATGTAACCAATTCGGAAGTGGCTGTGGCTTATGGAGCGGATATGATTTTGCTGAATGCGTTTGATGCATTGCATCCCTATATTGAAGGAATAGAAAAAGATGTAGAAAATCCGATTGCCGTACTGAAGCGCTATATTGGCCGCCCGGTGGGGGTGAATCTGGAACCAGTGGATCCGGGCAGTACGCTTTTGAGTGAAAAAGAAGAAATACTGGAAGGACGCATCTCCTCGGTTTCCACATTTGAAGCCTGTGAGAAGCTGGGAGTGGATTTTATTTGCCTGACCGGAAATCCCGGTACCGGCGTAACAAATCGGGAAATTGCGAAAGCCGTCCGGGTCGCCAAACAACATTTTTCAGGCTTGATTATCGCCGGTAAAATGCATTCTGCCGGATCCGATGAACCCGTTGTGACCATGGAAGTAGTGGAAAGCTATGCGGAAGCCGGTGCGAATGTTCTTTTGCTTCCTTCCGTGGGAACCATTCAGGGGTTCACACAGGAAAATCTGATGGAAGCCGTGCGATTGGCAAAAAAGCACGACCTGCTGACGATGTCCGCCATCGGTACCAGTCAGGAAGGAGCGCGTGTGGAGACGATCCGGCAAATGGCCATTGCAAATAAAATCTGTGGTGTGGATATGCAACATATTGGGGATGCGGGATTTGCCGGAGTTGCCCTGCCTGAGAATATTTATGAAATGTCCATTGCCATACGTGGGATTCGTCACACGATCAGTCGTATTTCCCGTTCGATCAATCGTTAG
- a CDS encoding sugar phosphate isomerase/epimerase: MKKGINIWSFSGGMKMTDCMVLAKKAGYDGIELSLDEEGEVSLVSSEKDLLALKRTAEEVGIEVPSIASGLYWTYPATSPDPAIRKKSGDIVKKQLEVAAVFGADSILVVPGAVTGPSAGGEAVPYDVAYDRALEAFTGLKGEAAANQVNIGLENVWNKFLLSPLEMRNLIDQIDSPWIGSYFDIGNVLQFGYPEQWVRILGNRIKKVHIKDFRQSVGTLGGFVDLLAGDVNFPEVMKAFREIGYDDYITAEMSPYKKYADQILYNTSGAMDRILER, encoded by the coding sequence ATGAAAAAGGGAATCAACATCTGGTCCTTTTCAGGCGGCATGAAAATGACGGATTGCATGGTACTGGCTAAAAAGGCAGGATACGATGGAATCGAGCTGAGCCTGGATGAGGAAGGCGAGGTGAGCCTTGTAAGCAGTGAGAAGGATTTGCTGGCTCTGAAAAGAACGGCAGAGGAAGTGGGAATTGAGGTTCCCAGCATTGCCAGCGGGCTTTATTGGACCTATCCTGCCACCAGTCCGGATCCGGCGATCCGGAAAAAGTCGGGGGACATCGTAAAAAAGCAACTGGAAGTAGCCGCTGTTTTTGGGGCGGACAGCATCCTCGTGGTTCCCGGTGCAGTTACCGGTCCTTCTGCAGGCGGTGAGGCGGTGCCGTATGATGTGGCATATGATCGGGCATTGGAAGCCTTTACGGGATTGAAAGGGGAGGCGGCAGCCAATCAGGTAAACATAGGATTGGAAAATGTATGGAACAAATTTTTGCTGTCCCCTCTTGAAATGCGGAACCTCATTGATCAAATCGACAGCCCGTGGATCGGCTCCTATTTTGACATCGGCAACGTGCTCCAGTTTGGTTATCCGGAGCAATGGGTGCGGATTCTGGGAAATCGCATCAAAAAGGTTCACATCAAGGACTTCCGCCAGTCGGTGGGGACACTGGGCGGCTTTGTCGATCTGTTGGCAGGGGATGTCAATTTCCCTGAGGTCATGAAGGCATTCCGGGAGATCGGATATGATGATTATATAACGGCAGAAATGTCGCCCTATAAGAAATATGCTGATCAAATCCTTTACAATACGTCCGGAGCCATGGATCGGATTCTGGAAAGATAA